The Euryarchaeota archaeon genome includes a region encoding these proteins:
- a CDS encoding replication factor C small subunit, whose translation MEEIWVEKYRPSGLKDVAGQEDITSRLSSYVKTGNLPHLLFAGPAGTGKTTCAIALARELYGESWRQNFQELNASDERGIEVVRGKIKEFARTAPIGNAQFKIIFLDEADNLTSEAQAALRRTMERFAATCRFVLSCNYSSRIIDPIQSRCAVFRFRPLKKEDVTKVIRRVARDEKADVTKDGLDALIYVSGGDMRKAINTLQAAASLGKGVTEDTVYQTSATARPEDVKAMMTDALGGNFTSARTRLDDLLITYGLSGEDVIRQIHRSVFDLPLADEIKVRLIDRIGEIEFRMVEGSNERIQLESLLAHFSLSGVKLHKA comes from the coding sequence TTGGAAGAGATCTGGGTTGAAAAGTATCGCCCGTCAGGCTTGAAGGACGTCGCCGGGCAGGAAGACATCACTTCGCGCCTCTCCTCGTACGTGAAGACCGGCAACCTCCCCCACCTGCTTTTCGCGGGTCCGGCGGGGACCGGGAAGACGACTTGCGCCATCGCGCTCGCAAGGGAGCTTTACGGGGAATCGTGGCGCCAGAACTTCCAGGAACTGAACGCGTCGGACGAGCGCGGGATAGAGGTCGTCCGGGGCAAGATCAAGGAATTCGCGCGGACGGCTCCCATCGGGAACGCCCAGTTCAAGATAATCTTCCTCGACGAGGCGGACAACCTCACGTCGGAGGCGCAGGCGGCGCTACGCCGGACGATGGAGCGCTTCGCCGCCACGTGCCGTTTCGTCCTGTCCTGCAACTACTCAAGCCGCATCATCGACCCGATCCAGTCCCGCTGCGCCGTCTTCCGGTTCCGGCCTCTCAAGAAGGAGGACGTCACAAAGGTCATCCGGCGGGTCGCCCGCGACGAGAAAGCCGACGTGACCAAGGACGGCCTTGACGCCTTGATCTACGTGAGCGGCGGCGACATGAGAAAGGCGATAAACACCCTCCAGGCGGCGGCGTCCCTTGGCAAGGGCGTCACCGAGGACACGGTCTACCAGACGTCTGCGACCGCGCGGCCCGAGGACGTGAAGGCCATGATGACAGATGCTTTGGGGGGGAACTTCACGAGCGCCCGGACGCGGCTCGACGACCTCCTCATCACCTATGGTCTCTCGGGCGAGGACGTGATCCGGCAGATCCACAGGTCGGTCTTCGACCTGCCGCTTGCCGACGAGATCAAGGTGCGCCTCATAGACCGGATCGGCGAGATCGAGTTCAGGATGGTCGAGGGCTCGAACGAACGCATCCAACTTGAGAGCCTTCTTGCGCACTTTTCGCTCTCCGGCGTGAAGCTGCACAAGGCCTGA
- the rbcL gene encoding type III ribulose-bisphosphate carboxylase, with amino-acid sequence MPAKDWYHEFIDTGYRPARDDIVVHFRFDAGRSISAAEAVGRIASESSVGTWTTLSRLPPRLGVLKARAFDFDDTRALVAYPRGLWEPGNLPQLLSGIAGNIFGMKAVKNLRLLDVTLPAWYLRDFHGPQFGIRGLRRVLKNKDRPITATVPKPKLGYSAVEHAAIGRELWLGGVDLIKDDENLTDQSFNRFQKRVELLTKAKARAERETGDVKSALINVTAETNEMIRRARVLSRLGWEYAMVDVVTVGPAALMTLRDECERLGLALHAHRAMHAMFTKNLRHGMTMAALAKFMRLVGVDQLHTGTIIGKLESPREEVEAAVATLREKRVRPKGFLLAQDWAGVRPAFPVASGGLHPGLVPEIMKTFGPDVVIQVGGGVLGHPQGARAGAMALRQAIDAGLDGESLASASKRNRELASAMEKWGHLRPR; translated from the coding sequence TTGCCCGCGAAGGATTGGTACCACGAATTCATCGACACAGGCTATCGCCCCGCCCGCGACGACATAGTGGTGCATTTCCGGTTCGATGCCGGGCGCTCGATCTCCGCCGCGGAAGCGGTCGGGCGCATTGCATCAGAAAGCTCGGTGGGAACGTGGACGACGCTTTCGAGGCTTCCGCCGCGCTTGGGAGTACTCAAGGCCCGCGCGTTCGATTTCGACGACACACGCGCGCTCGTCGCCTATCCGCGCGGCCTGTGGGAACCTGGAAACCTCCCCCAACTTCTCTCCGGGATCGCGGGAAACATCTTCGGGATGAAGGCGGTCAAGAACCTGCGTTTGCTCGACGTGACGCTTCCCGCCTGGTACTTGCGCGATTTTCACGGTCCACAATTCGGGATACGAGGCCTCCGGAGGGTCCTCAAGAACAAAGATCGGCCGATCACAGCCACCGTCCCGAAACCAAAATTAGGCTATTCGGCGGTCGAACACGCGGCGATAGGACGGGAATTGTGGCTCGGCGGCGTCGACCTCATCAAGGACGACGAGAACCTCACGGACCAATCATTCAACCGCTTCCAAAAGCGGGTGGAACTGCTAACCAAGGCGAAGGCACGCGCCGAACGCGAGACGGGCGACGTGAAAAGCGCCCTCATCAACGTGACCGCCGAGACCAACGAGATGATCCGGCGGGCAAGGGTGCTATCGAGGCTAGGGTGGGAATACGCGATGGTGGATGTCGTCACCGTGGGCCCCGCGGCCCTCATGACGTTAAGGGACGAATGCGAGAGGCTCGGCCTCGCGCTCCACGCCCACCGGGCGATGCATGCGATGTTCACGAAGAACCTGCGCCATGGGATGACAATGGCCGCCCTTGCGAAGTTCATGCGCCTCGTCGGCGTCGACCAGCTGCACACGGGGACAATAATCGGGAAACTTGAAAGTCCGCGCGAAGAGGTCGAGGCGGCGGTCGCGACGTTACGCGAAAAACGGGTGCGACCGAAGGGGTTCCTACTGGCCCAGGATTGGGCCGGTGTCAGGCCGGCGTTTCCCGTCGCCTCCGGCGGGCTTCACCCGGGACTCGTCCCGGAGATCATGAAGACCTTCGGCCCCGATGTCGTGATCCAGGTCGGCGGAGGCGTCTTGGGCCACCCGCAGGGGGCACGTGCCGGGGCGATGGCGCTTCGGCAGGCGATAGATGCGGGGCTTGACGGAGAAAGCCTTGCGAGTGCTTCGAAACGCAATCGGGAACTCGCAAGCGCCATGGAGAAATGGGGCCACCTCAGGCCAAGGTGA
- a CDS encoding enoyl-CoA hydratase/isomerase family protein yields MAVDFEAKGHVALITLNRSESMNAIDPETNDLLVAAWKKYRDDPSLRCAVLTGAGDKAFCAGADLKRMGEWYSRVPAKDRVEVWNREPGLGGITRNLDVGKPVIAAINGHCLGGGLELALACDIRLAAENATFAFPETKWGIIPGQGGTQRLPRTVNVGVALEMILSGDAIDAKRAFEIGLVSRVVPRRALMPGALALADTIASRSPAAVRAAREAVLQGFGKTLDEGLRLEQALADPLRDSEDNKEARRAFAEKREPKWKTG; encoded by the coding sequence ATGGCCGTCGATTTCGAGGCGAAGGGACACGTGGCGCTCATCACGTTGAACCGGTCCGAATCGATGAACGCCATCGACCCGGAAACGAACGACCTGCTCGTCGCGGCGTGGAAGAAGTACCGCGACGATCCCTCGCTGCGATGTGCCGTCCTCACGGGCGCAGGCGACAAGGCGTTCTGCGCCGGAGCCGACCTCAAGAGGATGGGCGAATGGTATTCGAGGGTGCCGGCCAAGGACCGCGTCGAAGTCTGGAACCGCGAACCGGGCCTCGGCGGGATAACCCGTAACCTCGACGTCGGCAAACCCGTGATCGCCGCCATCAATGGTCATTGCCTCGGGGGCGGATTGGAGTTGGCCTTGGCATGCGACATCCGGTTGGCCGCGGAGAACGCGACATTCGCGTTCCCGGAGACCAAGTGGGGGATAATCCCGGGACAGGGAGGCACCCAACGCCTTCCCCGCACCGTGAACGTAGGTGTCGCCCTCGAAATGATCCTATCGGGAGACGCGATTGACGCGAAACGCGCATTTGAGATTGGCCTCGTTAGCCGCGTGGTGCCTCGGCGGGCTCTCATGCCGGGCGCGCTTGCCCTTGCCGACACGATCGCCAGCCGTTCACCGGCCGCGGTCCGGGCGGCCCGCGAGGCGGTGCTCCAAGGCTTCGGCAAGACACTCGATGAGGGACTCAGGCTCGAACAGGCTCTGGCCGACCCGCTTCGCGATTCGGAGGACAACAAGGAAGCGAGGCGGGCCTTCGCCGAGAAGCGGGAACCAAAGTGGAAAACGGGATGA